One segment of Bacteroidales bacterium DNA contains the following:
- a CDS encoding M4 family metallopeptidase produces MKKLLLGLLITLISFGVTGQSQFKQVRKNPAGTVKTQLKFVKSTAVNQKAVTSQASIRQLSLPLRQKADRPLVSKGKNGPVYIERTINPMNSQAGISAEEKFYRFLESTKNISGILNPRESFRITARHTDDLGITHIRSVQQYKGIEVYGTESTWHLDAQKERFTGSFFKLKTDIDVKPLVTSTSGISKVMADLKKNTVVRDLNADEKKLLHYDAPTSELIIVDKGQNEYRLAWVISVRPNLVQEWKYFIDARTGEILRKYNNTQSDGPTTANSTDLNNVNRSLNVYLEQGTYYLINMAETMYNNQSGEGMIMTLDANNTSTVNLNYNYVTCADNLWSQKQSAVSAHYNAKLAYSYFLSKFGRNSLNGQGGNIISLVNVADEDGGSMENAFWNGQAIFYGNGGSYFKSLAGGLDVAAHELGHGVVSNTANLEYQGQSGAINESFADIFGIMVDREDWLIGEDVVKPAHFPSGALRSMADPHNGGSQTDMYWQPAHLSEMYLGSQDNGGVHINSGIPNRAFYLFATAVGKDKAEQVYYRALAEYLTKTSQFIDLRIAVVQAAKDLYGNSSNEAVKAGEAFDVVGIQEDSPVDVPDEYNTNPGPEYLLMYNTDPGYSSTIYAGPTSGTNYQPYSSAEIKRKVSVTDDGSVGVYVGTDDRIYVLSLDPENPLEQSLSDEQFFDNVAVSRDGNRIAAISTEVDTSIYVYDFGLDKWNKFKLYNPTTSEVNAGGVLYADAIEFDPSGEYVIYDAYNQLYSSTEDNISYWDVGFMKVWDNHTSSFGDGSILKLFTSLPENVSVGNPVFSKNSGNIIAFDYYYYDGTNEEFGIYGANLETGDLQYITPNTTLGFPSFSKNDDKLAFTVLNTDEEDIYTVPLENDRITPAADPQLFMEFAKWPVYYAVGTRVLGLPPVANFTADYKTGGAPLVVKFVDLSENEPTSWQWTFQGGTPSSSTQQNPQVTYSTNGTYRVTLKATNSVGNNTLNREGYIVVGGATPSGEVSGEAMIFYPNPVTDKLNIHYNGDFSIALFNTAGKLILSAKNQSQVDLSPLSKGLYIMELKTKEGTTRHKIVKE; encoded by the coding sequence ATGAAAAAACTTTTACTCGGATTACTAATCACGTTAATTTCATTTGGTGTAACCGGGCAGTCCCAATTCAAACAGGTAAGGAAAAATCCGGCAGGCACAGTTAAAACCCAACTGAAATTTGTTAAATCTACGGCAGTCAATCAGAAAGCCGTTACATCTCAGGCTTCTATCCGTCAACTCTCCCTGCCTTTGAGGCAGAAAGCCGACAGACCGCTTGTGAGCAAAGGCAAAAACGGTCCCGTTTACATTGAAAGAACTATAAACCCAATGAATTCACAGGCCGGAATCAGTGCCGAAGAAAAGTTTTATCGTTTTCTTGAAAGCACAAAGAATATATCAGGAATTCTGAATCCTAGGGAATCGTTCAGAATAACCGCCCGGCACACAGATGATCTCGGCATTACCCATATCCGTTCTGTCCAGCAATACAAGGGTATTGAAGTATACGGCACTGAATCAACATGGCATCTGGATGCCCAAAAGGAACGGTTTACAGGTTCATTCTTCAAGTTAAAAACCGACATAGACGTTAAACCTTTGGTAACCTCGACCTCCGGCATTTCAAAGGTGATGGCTGATCTGAAAAAGAATACTGTTGTAAGAGACTTAAATGCCGATGAGAAAAAACTGCTACATTATGACGCTCCGACATCTGAACTTATAATTGTTGATAAAGGGCAGAATGAATACAGGCTCGCCTGGGTTATCAGCGTAAGGCCTAATTTAGTGCAGGAATGGAAATATTTTATTGATGCCCGTACAGGCGAAATTCTCAGGAAATATAACAACACCCAGTCGGACGGCCCTACAACAGCCAATTCAACCGACCTGAACAACGTCAACCGGTCACTCAATGTGTACCTTGAACAGGGAACATACTACCTGATCAACATGGCTGAAACCATGTATAACAATCAGTCGGGTGAAGGAATGATCATGACGCTTGATGCCAATAACACATCCACTGTTAATCTTAATTACAATTATGTAACATGTGCAGATAATTTATGGTCGCAGAAACAGTCGGCTGTATCTGCGCATTACAATGCAAAACTGGCTTACTCGTATTTTCTCTCGAAGTTCGGACGCAATTCGCTTAACGGCCAGGGAGGCAACATCATATCGCTTGTAAATGTAGCCGATGAAGACGGCGGTTCAATGGAAAACGCTTTTTGGAACGGGCAGGCAATCTTTTATGGTAACGGAGGATCGTATTTTAAATCGCTTGCGGGTGGTCTTGATGTGGCCGCACACGAATTAGGTCACGGAGTTGTATCCAATACAGCTAACCTGGAATACCAGGGCCAATCAGGCGCCATTAATGAAAGTTTTGCGGACATATTCGGAATTATGGTTGACCGTGAAGACTGGCTGATCGGTGAAGATGTGGTTAAACCGGCGCATTTTCCTTCAGGTGCTTTAAGAAGCATGGCAGATCCGCATAATGGCGGTAGCCAGACTGACATGTACTGGCAACCGGCCCATTTATCAGAGATGTACCTTGGAAGCCAGGACAATGGCGGTGTGCATATCAACAGCGGTATACCGAACCGTGCCTTTTACCTGTTTGCAACTGCAGTGGGAAAAGATAAAGCCGAGCAGGTTTACTACAGGGCCCTTGCCGAATACCTGACTAAGACTTCGCAGTTCATCGATCTCCGGATAGCCGTTGTGCAGGCAGCCAAAGATCTTTACGGCAACAGCTCAAATGAAGCCGTGAAGGCAGGAGAAGCCTTCGACGTGGTGGGTATACAGGAGGACAGCCCTGTGGACGTTCCCGACGAATACAATACAAATCCCGGACCTGAGTACCTCCTTATGTATAACACCGATCCGGGTTATTCTTCTACAATTTATGCCGGGCCCACTTCAGGTACTAACTATCAGCCTTACTCTTCCGCTGAAATTAAAAGGAAGGTGAGTGTAACCGACGATGGATCGGTCGGAGTGTATGTGGGAACTGACGATCGTATTTACGTTCTGAGTCTTGATCCGGAAAATCCACTCGAACAGTCGCTTTCTGACGAACAGTTCTTCGACAACGTGGCTGTGTCACGCGACGGAAACAGGATTGCTGCTATTTCAACCGAAGTGGACACATCGATTTACGTATATGATTTTGGACTGGATAAGTGGAATAAGTTTAAACTTTACAATCCCACCACAAGCGAAGTAAATGCAGGCGGTGTTTTGTATGCCGATGCCATTGAATTTGACCCTTCAGGTGAATATGTCATTTATGATGCCTATAACCAGCTTTATTCAAGCACAGAGGATAATATTTCATACTGGGATGTAGGATTTATGAAAGTATGGGATAATCATACATCCTCTTTTGGTGACGGATCCATTCTGAAGCTGTTCACTTCGCTTCCTGAAAATGTCAGCGTAGGGAACCCCGTATTCTCAAAGAATTCGGGCAACATCATTGCATTTGATTATTACTACTACGACGGCACAAATGAAGAATTCGGAATTTACGGTGCCAACCTTGAAACAGGTGACCTTCAATATATCACTCCAAATACTACGCTTGGTTTCCCTTCGTTTTCAAAGAATGACGACAAGCTGGCTTTTACTGTGCTCAACACGGATGAGGAAGATATATATACAGTGCCTCTTGAGAATGACAGGATCACGCCTGCAGCAGATCCGCAACTCTTTATGGAATTTGCTAAATGGCCAGTATATTATGCAGTGGGAACAAGGGTACTTGGTCTTCCGCCCGTTGCCAATTTCACGGCAGACTACAAAACAGGTGGTGCTCCGCTGGTTGTGAAATTTGTTGACCTTTCCGAAAATGAACCGACTTCATGGCAATGGACCTTCCAGGGAGGGACGCCATCAAGTTCAACACAGCAGAATCCCCAGGTTACATATAGTACCAACGGCACATACCGGGTAACCCTGAAAGCGACAAACTCTGTAGGTAATAATACACTGAACCGTGAGGGGTATATTGTTGTAGGAGGTGCCACTCCTTCAGGCGAAGTATCTGGGGAAGCAATGATTTTCTACCCGAACCCGGTAACGGACAAGCTGAATATTCATTACAACGGTGATTTCTCCATTGCCCTTTTCAACACAGCCGGGAAATTGATTCTTTCGGCCAAAAATCAATCACAGGTTGACCTGTCTCCACTAAGCAAGGGTTTGTATATCATGGAGCTGAAAACCAAAGAGGGAACGACGAGGCATAAGATTGTGAAGGAGTAG
- a CDS encoding M4 family metallopeptidase has protein sequence MKPCLLSVTTVFCLCMTVFPQNPDSVSSVPVNILFPDSGFIVIDGRVDKTGDKAFPVLPGMQFAVPATRSERKQSEKKSGRVFIERANKKTAAGEPATEQFFEFLKDTKVQTGIVSPVEDFKITGVHTDNLGITHVRAIQQYKGIEVYGSESILHIKSSKVQFNSAYQKPAEDITVVPAITEERACDIVIADIRKLTSYSVLSQEWKKLLHYTDPVASLVLYQQPDSRHALAWLITIRPNYREEWKYFVDAAGGNILQKYNNTNYDGPVTATGEDLNGQTRTFNVYLAGDIYFMYDITQPMFNSLANEGIIITLDANQTSPVNLDYTYVTSIDNSWTQKNAISAHCNATKTYTYFDTTFKRNSINDYGCNIVSLVNVAMDDGSEMENAFWNGQAIFYGNGGERFRPLAAALDVTAHELSHGVITSTANLDYFGQSGAIAESFADIFACMVDRNDWKIGEDIVKEGYYPSGAIRDLSDPHNSGDSADYYWQPAHTSEMFLGSEDNGGVHINSGICNYVYYLFASSVGKAKAEKIYYRALTEYLTKTCRFIDLRLAIVQAAEDLYGENSNEVFAAGQAFEKAGIYEETPVKIPGDYKPNPGEQMLLTYDTSPADPVTLYVSKSAGTSYRALSKTPMTGKVSVTDDGSTGVFVSSDRRLRLINTNSTEPNERIISGFSGYDRVAISKDGNRLAATKMLPDGSIYVIDLKSGGIRQFILYNPTTSDANLSSGGVLKAYSVDFDISGQYIIYGAYNIINSNSQKDIYYWDIGIIKVWDNHTNQFGSGAISKLYNMLPAHVNISNPVFSKNSPDLIAFDYYYDDGILEEYSVCTANLSTGTTGIIAGNDRLGYPSFSTNDDRIAYSTINGFNTQVVKSVRLSADKMSADGEPGVLVPDAKWPVFFTIGKRPLGLAPVSDFTVDYKYGKFPLETRFMSLSSNEPDSLQWLFEGGEPDSSTAENPVVYYENPGWYDVTLITSNQYGSDTLVRYQYIHAIDPVKASDYEPGFVAIYPNPVTDQLNVSSSANHYTVSIFDSGGNTVVRVSDNPVIDVSSLVPGLYIMELKSENSITRHKLVKQ, from the coding sequence ATGAAGCCCTGTCTCTTATCCGTCACGACAGTATTTTGTCTTTGCATGACGGTATTTCCGCAGAATCCGGATTCAGTTTCGTCGGTGCCGGTTAACATCCTGTTTCCCGATTCCGGATTCATTGTAATAGACGGCAGGGTTGATAAAACCGGTGATAAAGCATTCCCGGTCCTGCCGGGCATGCAATTCGCTGTCCCGGCCACCCGATCCGAAAGAAAACAATCAGAAAAAAAATCCGGCAGGGTGTTTATTGAAAGGGCAAATAAAAAAACTGCTGCCGGGGAACCAGCCACGGAACAATTCTTCGAATTTCTTAAGGATACTAAAGTACAGACAGGAATTGTGTCACCTGTTGAAGATTTTAAAATAACCGGTGTCCATACCGATAATCTTGGCATCACTCATGTGAGGGCAATTCAGCAGTATAAAGGAATTGAAGTCTACGGCTCTGAATCCATTCTGCACATTAAGAGTTCAAAAGTACAGTTTAACAGCGCCTATCAAAAGCCTGCGGAGGACATAACGGTTGTACCGGCAATTACTGAGGAAAGAGCCTGTGACATTGTCATCGCTGACATCAGAAAGTTAACATCGTATTCAGTATTGTCACAGGAATGGAAGAAACTGCTTCATTATACCGATCCCGTTGCCAGCCTTGTTTTATATCAGCAACCTGATAGCCGGCATGCCCTGGCGTGGCTGATTACTATCAGGCCTAATTACCGTGAAGAATGGAAATACTTTGTGGATGCCGCGGGAGGGAATATTTTGCAGAAATACAACAATACAAATTATGACGGACCGGTGACAGCCACAGGAGAAGACCTTAATGGCCAAACAAGGACATTCAACGTGTACCTGGCTGGCGACATTTATTTCATGTATGATATTACCCAGCCCATGTTCAATTCCTTAGCCAATGAAGGAATTATTATAACGCTGGATGCTAACCAAACATCACCCGTGAACCTGGATTACACGTATGTAACATCAATTGATAATTCATGGACACAAAAAAATGCCATTTCAGCTCACTGTAATGCCACAAAAACATACACGTATTTTGACACTACATTCAAGCGAAATTCAATAAATGACTATGGCTGCAATATTGTATCTCTTGTAAATGTGGCTATGGATGATGGAAGCGAAATGGAGAATGCTTTCTGGAACGGCCAGGCTATATTTTACGGAAACGGTGGTGAACGTTTCAGACCCCTTGCAGCCGCACTTGACGTAACAGCCCATGAACTGAGTCACGGGGTGATTACATCCACGGCAAACCTTGATTATTTCGGACAATCAGGTGCAATAGCCGAATCTTTTGCTGATATTTTCGCCTGTATGGTAGATCGCAACGACTGGAAGATCGGTGAGGATATTGTGAAGGAGGGGTATTATCCTTCCGGCGCCATAAGAGATTTATCCGATCCACATAATTCGGGTGACAGTGCGGACTACTATTGGCAACCCGCCCATACATCCGAAATGTTTCTTGGATCGGAAGACAATGGAGGAGTTCATATTAACAGCGGAATCTGTAATTATGTGTATTACCTGTTTGCATCATCTGTAGGGAAAGCAAAAGCAGAAAAGATCTATTACCGGGCTCTGACCGAATACCTCACCAAAACCTGCCGGTTCATTGATTTGCGCCTTGCAATAGTACAGGCCGCCGAAGATTTGTATGGTGAAAACTCAAATGAAGTATTTGCTGCAGGACAGGCATTTGAAAAAGCCGGTATTTACGAGGAAACGCCTGTAAAAATACCAGGGGATTATAAACCAAACCCGGGCGAGCAGATGCTGCTGACTTATGATACAAGCCCTGCAGATCCGGTTACCCTTTATGTATCCAAATCAGCCGGAACCAGTTACAGGGCACTTTCCAAAACTCCCATGACAGGAAAAGTGAGTGTTACGGATGACGGGAGCACCGGTGTATTTGTTTCAAGCGATAGAAGGCTGAGATTGATCAACACCAATTCAACCGAACCAAATGAACGAATCATTTCAGGGTTCTCGGGCTATGACAGGGTGGCCATTTCAAAAGACGGAAACAGGCTTGCCGCCACTAAAATGCTTCCGGACGGTTCAATATATGTAATCGATCTGAAAAGCGGAGGAATACGCCAGTTTATCCTTTACAATCCCACAACCAGTGATGCCAACCTCAGTTCAGGTGGTGTGCTCAAAGCTTATTCGGTTGACTTTGATATTTCTGGTCAGTATATAATTTATGGCGCATACAATATAATTAATTCCAATTCGCAAAAAGACATTTATTACTGGGATATAGGAATTATAAAAGTGTGGGACAACCATACAAACCAATTCGGTAGCGGAGCCATTTCGAAATTATACAACATGCTGCCTGCTCATGTAAATATTTCGAATCCGGTTTTTTCAAAAAATTCGCCTGATCTGATAGCCTTTGATTATTATTATGATGACGGTATACTTGAAGAATATTCTGTTTGCACCGCAAACCTTTCAACCGGAACCACAGGGATAATTGCGGGCAACGACAGGCTGGGCTATCCCTCTTTTTCAACCAATGATGACCGTATTGCCTATTCCACAATCAACGGCTTCAATACCCAGGTTGTTAAATCAGTCAGGTTGTCAGCCGATAAAATGAGTGCTGATGGTGAACCCGGTGTGCTTGTACCTGATGCGAAATGGCCTGTTTTTTTCACAATTGGTAAAAGGCCGCTCGGTCTTGCACCTGTATCCGATTTTACAGTTGATTACAAATACGGTAAATTTCCACTGGAAACCCGGTTTATGAGTCTTTCTTCCAATGAACCGGATAGCCTGCAATGGCTATTTGAAGGAGGCGAACCGGATTCATCAACCGCAGAAAATCCTGTTGTATATTATGAAAATCCCGGATGGTACGATGTAACGCTTATCACTTCAAATCAATACGGGTCCGACACTCTTGTACGGTATCAGTACATCCATGCCATTGATCCTGTAAAGGCATCGGATTATGAACCCGGATTCGTTGCGATTTATCCGAATCCTGTAACAGACCAGTTGAATGTGTCGTCTTCTGCAAACCATTATACTGTAAGTATATTTGATTCAGGAGGCAATACTGTAGTGCGGGTTTCCGACAACCCTGTTATTGACGTCTCTTCGTTAGTTCCCGGGTTATACATCATGGAGCTTAAATCTGAAAATTCAATTACACGGCATAAACTGGTAAAACAATAG
- a CDS encoding GNAT family protein, with product MELRSGNILLRPLRDSDAMRLAELANNEKIGINLRDGFPFPYTLSHAAMYIRRFKHFKSYFAIEYNGEYAGNIGLTPHDNVYRKTAEIGYWLGEPYWNKGIMTTAVSLITEFGFKQLKLARIHTGVYEYNPASQRVLEKCGFAREAVFRNNIFKNGRLHDEVRYAKINPDVENGTWISGE from the coding sequence ATGGAACTCCGCTCCGGTAACATACTGCTCCGTCCTCTCCGGGATTCGGATGCCATGAGGCTGGCCGAACTGGCAAATAATGAAAAAATCGGCATTAATCTCCGGGATGGCTTTCCTTTTCCTTACACGCTGTCGCATGCGGCCATGTACATCAGGCGATTCAAACATTTCAAATCTTACTTTGCCATTGAATACAATGGTGAATATGCAGGAAATATAGGCCTTACGCCGCACGATAACGTCTACAGAAAGACAGCTGAAATAGGATACTGGCTTGGCGAACCATACTGGAATAAAGGCATCATGACAACTGCCGTCAGCCTGATCACTGAATTCGGATTTAAACAATTGAAGCTAGCCCGCATCCATACCGGTGTGTATGAATATAACCCGGCATCACAGCGGGTTCTTGAAAAATGCGGTTTTGCCAGGGAAGCTGTATTCCGTAATAATATTTTCAAAAACGGGCGGCTGCATGACGAGGTACGTTATGCAAAAATTAACCCGGATGTGGAAAACGGTACCTGGATCAGCGGAGAATAA
- a CDS encoding cellulase family glycosylhydrolase, giving the protein MRFRKSLAGRIISFIPVFFLLFIQNGNCQYLKAWDTQIVDASGNNIILRGMGLGGWMLQEGYMLQIHNDGTQHSIKARIADLIGKENCDRFYALWLENHMTRPDVDSLAKWGFNSIRLPMHYNLFTLPIEEEPVKGQNTWLPKGFELVDNLLSWCRANNMYLILDLHAAPGGQGKDSNISDYDESKPSLWESEDNKLKTIALWRKLAERYSKEPNIAGYDLVNEPNWTFEGKNRNGLEDTKNEPIWDLYQRITDAIRQVDNNHIIIIEGNGWGNNYNGFVRPWDGNMVLSFHKYWNPNDQKSISHITSAREKYNMPVWLGETGENSNTWFTDCITLLEKNNIGWSWWPLKKINSVVCPLMVVAPPEYKQISDYFNNEGPRPSPELATGVLLTVAANTNATKCRFNKDVIDAMFRQRKVSSTLRFSANQVPGIIYATDFDLGKQGFAYNDAEYDNTGQEGHKDGNKGEQYRNDGVDIVKSTDGDSKSNGYQVTSTENGEWLQYTVVVPKNGTFHVSARIASSNSGGRFKVVFFRKPPVTNEEAPLESTGIYTISATGSQTDWKTVETEEVKLEKGVYCMRVIIDRGGFELGWIAIE; this is encoded by the coding sequence ATGAGATTCCGAAAAAGCCTTGCCGGAAGAATAATATCATTCATTCCGGTATTTTTTCTATTGTTTATTCAGAATGGAAATTGCCAATACTTAAAAGCATGGGATACACAAATTGTGGATGCTTCAGGAAACAATATCATTCTGCGCGGTATGGGCCTTGGCGGATGGATGCTGCAGGAGGGATATATGCTGCAGATCCACAACGACGGCACCCAGCACAGCATTAAGGCCCGGATCGCCGATCTGATCGGAAAAGAAAACTGCGACAGGTTTTATGCACTGTGGTTAGAAAATCACATGACCCGGCCGGATGTGGACTCACTGGCCAAATGGGGATTTAACAGCATACGCTTGCCCATGCACTATAACCTGTTTACACTGCCCATTGAGGAGGAACCGGTTAAAGGCCAGAATACATGGCTGCCAAAAGGTTTTGAGCTTGTGGATAACCTTCTTTCATGGTGCAGGGCAAACAATATGTACCTGATTCTCGACCTGCATGCAGCACCGGGAGGCCAGGGCAAAGATTCAAACATTTCGGACTATGATGAATCGAAACCTTCATTATGGGAAAGCGAAGATAACAAACTAAAGACAATAGCCCTCTGGCGCAAGCTGGCAGAGCGCTATTCCAAAGAACCGAATATCGCGGGGTATGACCTGGTGAACGAGCCAAACTGGACATTCGAAGGCAAAAACAGGAATGGACTTGAAGATACCAAAAATGAACCCATATGGGATTTGTACCAGCGTATTACAGATGCTATTCGCCAGGTTGATAACAACCACATCATCATCATTGAGGGTAATGGCTGGGGTAATAATTACAACGGCTTTGTCCGCCCCTGGGATGGCAACATGGTTCTCAGTTTTCACAAGTATTGGAATCCGAACGACCAGAAATCGATCAGCCACATAACATCAGCCCGTGAGAAGTACAATATGCCCGTATGGCTTGGGGAAACCGGTGAAAATTCAAACACCTGGTTCACCGACTGCATCACATTGCTCGAAAAGAACAATATCGGCTGGAGCTGGTGGCCCCTTAAAAAGATCAATTCAGTGGTTTGTCCGCTGATGGTAGTTGCCCCTCCGGAATACAAACAGATATCAGATTATTTTAACAACGAAGGTCCGAGGCCTTCACCTGAATTGGCTACCGGTGTGCTGCTCACAGTTGCCGCAAATACAAATGCAACAAAATGCCGGTTCAATAAAGATGTGATCGATGCCATGTTCAGGCAGAGAAAAGTAAGCTCAACCCTGCGTTTTTCAGCAAACCAGGTACCGGGTATTATTTATGCCACTGATTTTGACCTGGGAAAACAGGGATTTGCATACAATGACGCCGAATACGATAACACAGGCCAGGAAGGTCATAAAGACGGCAATAAAGGTGAGCAATACCGGAATGACGGTGTAGATATTGTCAAAAGCACTGATGGTGACAGCAAAAGCAACGGGTACCAGGTAACATCAACAGAAAACGGAGAATGGCTGCAATATACAGTAGTCGTTCCTAAAAACGGCACTTTCCATGTTTCGGCTCGCATAGCATCATCCAATTCAGGCGGACGATTTAAAGTTGTATTTTTCCGGAAACCGCCGGTTACTAATGAAGAGGCGCCTCTTGAATCCACTGGAATTTATACAATCAGCGCAACCGGCTCTCAGACTGACTGGAAAACCGTAGAAACTGAAGAAGTCAAACTTGAAAAAGGTGTTTACTGTATGCGTGTAATAATTGACAGGGGCGGCTTTGAGCTGGGCTGGATTGCAATTGAGTAA
- a CDS encoding VIT1/CCC1 transporter family protein: MKLSNIQTEVDASFLYRILGENEEDKTISQVFFQMSDIEKSHAVAFLKKINLDESHMPPPSARAKMLKSIGRIIGYDYVLGVLLDTEKSLSSSILRARKNMSQTESLSDTAHVAILKNILNTKTRVSGSDLARFEKRHRSVGGNALRAAVLGGNDGLVSNFSLVMGIAGATNGSKEVLLAGLAGMLAGALSMALGEWISVKSSQELYENQMELEMEELETNPEGEEKELAIIYMTKGIPESQAQQMAKDVITNKDHAHEILIKEELGINVEEMKGSAMEAAMTSFFLFLIGAVIPVTPYFFTSGFTAIILSTVLSAIGLFIIGSAITLFTNRNIWFSGFRQVLFGIAAAAITFGIGRLIGMSIAG, encoded by the coding sequence ATGAAACTTTCGAATATTCAGACAGAGGTTGATGCATCCTTTCTTTACCGCATATTGGGTGAAAACGAGGAAGATAAGACTATTTCACAGGTTTTTTTCCAGATGAGTGATATTGAGAAAAGCCATGCAGTGGCTTTTTTAAAAAAAATCAACCTTGATGAATCTCATATGCCTCCTCCTTCGGCACGGGCAAAAATGTTAAAAAGCATCGGGAGAATAATTGGTTATGATTATGTTCTGGGTGTGCTGCTGGATACAGAGAAAAGTCTTTCTTCATCCATACTGCGTGCAAGGAAAAATATGAGCCAGACCGAAAGTCTTTCTGATACCGCGCATGTTGCCATTTTAAAAAACATCCTGAATACAAAAACCCGCGTTTCAGGTTCTGACCTGGCCCGCTTTGAGAAAAGACACAGGTCGGTGGGAGGTAACGCCCTTAGGGCAGCTGTCCTTGGCGGCAATGACGGTCTTGTTTCAAATTTCAGCCTGGTAATGGGAATAGCCGGAGCAACAAACGGGTCGAAAGAAGTTCTGCTGGCGGGACTGGCCGGCATGCTGGCCGGAGCATTATCGATGGCGCTGGGTGAATGGATATCGGTTAAAAGCTCACAGGAACTTTATGAAAACCAAATGGAGCTTGAAATGGAAGAACTTGAAACCAATCCCGAAGGTGAGGAAAAGGAACTGGCTATCATATACATGACAAAAGGAATTCCGGAAAGCCAGGCACAACAGATGGCGAAGGACGTGATTACAAACAAAGACCATGCACATGAAATCCTGATTAAAGAAGAATTAGGCATTAATGTGGAAGAAATGAAGGGATCCGCCATGGAGGCCGCTATGACATCATTCTTTCTTTTCCTTATCGGTGCTGTAATTCCGGTAACACCCTACTTTTTCACATCAGGCTTTACCGCAATTATTTTAAGCACTGTATTAAGCGCCATTGGTCTTTTTATTATCGGATCAGCCATAACTTTGTTTACCAACCGCAATATATGGTTCTCAGGCTTCAGACAGGTATTATTCGGAATTGCGGCAGCAGCCATTACATTCGGAATCGGCAGATTAATCGGCATGTCCATAGCCGGATAA